The genomic window CACGTCACCTCCGTCGGCATGTCGCTGGAAGCGGTCGAACCGGCGATCACCCTGCCGATCTTCATCAATCTCAAGGATATCATCCAGCGCGTCCGCGACCGGCTGAAAGGACGCCGCAACCGCGAAACCACGACCTCTGAAAGCGCACAAAAAGCGCCGACCGGACGCGAAGAAGCCAGACACGAAAACGGCCGTTGAACGCCTTGCGTCTCGGATGATCCTTGCTATGGTCGGCGCGACTTCCGCCAACCAAGACTGGATCCTCCCCATGCCTTCTTTCAAGACCCTCGACGATCTTTCCGACATCCGCGGCAAGCGCGTTCTCGTGCGCGTCGACCTCAACGTACCCGTCAAGGACGGCAAGGTCACCGATACGACGCGCATCGAGCGTGTGGCGCCGACGATCCTCGAACTGTCCGAGAAAGGCGCCAAGGTCATCCTGCTTGCCCATTTCGGCCGGCCGAAGGACGGTCCGTCGCCGGATCTCTCGCTGTCGCTGATCGCTCCTTCCGTCGAGGAAGTGCTTGATCACGCCGTGCTGACGGCCGGCGATTGCATCGGCGAGGCCGCCGCCTCCGCCGTAGCGACAATGAACGACGGCGATATCCTGCTCCTGGAAAACACCCGCTTCCACAAGGGCGAGGAAAAGAACGACGCAGACTTCACCAAGGCGCTTGCAGCCAACGGCGATATCTACGTCAACGACGCCTTCTCCGCCGCCCACCGCGCCCATGCCTCGACGGAGGGCCTTGCCCACCACCTGCCGGCCCATGCCGGCCGCACCATGCAGGCCGAGCTGGAAGCGCTGGAAAAGGGTCTCGGCGCTCCCGCCCGCCCGGTCGTCGCCATCGTTGGCGGCGCCAAGGTCTCGACCAAGATCGACCTCTTGATGAACCTCGTGAAGAAGGTCGATGCGCTCGTCATCGGCGGCGGCATGGCCAACACCTTCATCGCTGCGCGCGGCACCAATGTCGGAAAATCGCTTTGCGAACATGATCTCGCCGATACCGCCAAGCAGATCATGATCGAGGCCGCGACATCAGGCTGCGCCATCATCCTGCCGGAAGACGGCGTCGTCGCCCGCGAATTCAAGGCGGGCGCCGCCAACGAGATCGTCGACATCAACGCCATTCCGGCCGATGCCATGGTGCTCGACGTCGGCCCGAAATCCGTCCAGGCCATCAACGCCTGGATCGAACGCGCCGCAACCCTGGTCTGGAACGGTCCGCTCGGCGCTTTCGAGATCGAACCCTTCGATGCCTCAACGGTCGCTGCCGCAAAATACGCGGCCGCGCGCACAGCGGCCGGCAAGCTGACCTCCGTTGCCGGCGGCGGCGATACCGTCTCTGCGCTGAACCACGCCGGCGTTGCCGACGAGTTCAGCTATGTCTCCACTGCCGGCGGTGCTTTCCTGGAATGGATGGAAGGCAAGGAGCTTCCCGGCGTCGCCGTCCTCAACGCCGGCAAATGACCACCAAGCGGATTTGACAGGTTTTACATGTGGATAGACCGCGGGGGCGAAGAGCCTGCCGCGGTCTTTTGCTCAAGAGCCGGAAAAAATCCCATTTTTTCAAACGATTGAATTGATTTCAATCGTTTCAATGACTTAGCCTTCCATTTTCCTCTCTATAAACTTCTGTTATCGCCGTCCTATATTCGTAAACTGCTGATGTTTAATGCTGTGGAGAGAACGAGATGAGCGAACGACTGGAAGACATTGCAGTGCAGATGGTTGCAGGCGGCCGGGGACTGCTCGCGGCTGATGAATCGACCTCCACCATCAAGAAGCGTTTCGACACGATCAACCTGGAATCGACCGAAACCAGCCGCCGCGATTATCGCGAGATGCTCTTCCGCTCCGACGAAGCGATGAAGAAACATATCTCCGGCGTCATCCTCTACGAAGAGACGCTGTTCCAGAAGGCCGCCGACGGCACGCCCTTCGTCGACATCATCCGCGCCGCCGGTTCGATTCCCGGCATCAAGGTCGATACCGGCGCCAAGCCGATGGCGAAATTCCCAGGCGAAACCATCACCGAAGGTCTCGATGGCCTCGGCGAACGCCTTGCCCGCTATTACGAAGCCGGCGCGCGCTTCGCCAAGTGGCGCGGCGTGATCGCCATCTCCTCGTCGCTGCCGACCCGCGGCTCGGTTCGCGCCAACGCGCAGGCGCTCGCACGCTATGCGGCTCTCTGCCAGGAAGCCAAGATCGTCCCGATCGTCGAGCCGGAATGCCTGATGGACGGCAAGCCGGGCGACCACAATATCGATCGCTGCGCCGAAGTCACCGAATCCACGCTGCGCATCGTTTTCGAGGAACTGGCCGATGCCCGCGTCAGCCTCGAAGGCATGATCCTGAAGCCGAATATGGTCATCGACGGCAAGAACGCCCGCAAGGCCTCGGTCGCCGAAGTCGCAGAGCGCACCGTTCAGGTGCTGAAGCGCACGGTGCCGTCAGCGGTTCCGGGTATCGCGTTCCTCTCCGGCGGCCAGTCGACCGAAGAGGCGACCGCGCATCTTTCCGCCATCAATGCCACGGCCGACCTGCCCTGGCTCGTTACCTTCTCCTACGGCCGCGCCCTGCAGGACAGCGCGCTGAAGGCCTGGAACGGCAAGCCGGAAAACGTCGCTGCCGGCCAGCGCGAATTCACCCATCGCGCCGAGATGAACAGCCTTGCGGCCAAGGGCAGCTGGAAGAAAGATCTGGAACGGGCCGCCTGAGTTCTCAGGAGCTTTGATTCAAATGACGAGGGGCCGGCAACACCATGTTGCCGGCCCCTTCTGCATTGTAACGGCGACAAGAAACCGGTTCGCCTCACCGGAAATTCATGATTATCGATAGAGGCCCGCTGCAACAGGAGCCGCTATGGATACCGTTTCTTACGTCACCGTCGACGTCTTCACCGCCACGCGCTTCGAGGGCAATCCGCTTGCCGTCATCTCCGGTGCAGGCGGGCTCACCGATGCGGCGATGCAGAAGATCGCCACCGAGTTCAACTATTCCGAAGTCACCTTCGTCCTGCCGCCGGACGATCCTCAGAATTCCGCCCGCGTGCGCATCTTCACTCCGACAATGGAAATCCCCTTCGCCGGCCATCCGAATGTCGGCACGGCTTACGTGCTTGGCCAGCAGGCGGAGATCTTCGGCAAGCCGGTCGGCGATACGCTGCGCTTCGAGGAAAAGGCCGGCATCGTTGAGGTCAGTCTGAAACGTCGGGAGGGAAGGGTCACGGCCGCCGCCATCCGCGCGCCGGGGCCGTTGACGATCGGCGATACCATCACGAGGGAAACCATCGCCCGCTGTATCACGCTCGATCCCGGCGCCGTCATCGCGACCACCCACGCGCCCGTCTTTGCCTCCGTCGGCCTGAACTTCGCCGTCGCCGAACTGGATGGACTCGATTCCCTGGCCGCCGCCCGTCCCAATCTTGCCGGCTTCCATGAAGCTGCCGGCCGTCAAGTGACGAGCGGCCACGACTTCTCGCTC from Rhizobium sp. Pop5 includes these protein-coding regions:
- a CDS encoding phosphoglycerate kinase; protein product: MPSFKTLDDLSDIRGKRVLVRVDLNVPVKDGKVTDTTRIERVAPTILELSEKGAKVILLAHFGRPKDGPSPDLSLSLIAPSVEEVLDHAVLTAGDCIGEAAASAVATMNDGDILLLENTRFHKGEEKNDADFTKALAANGDIYVNDAFSAAHRAHASTEGLAHHLPAHAGRTMQAELEALEKGLGAPARPVVAIVGGAKVSTKIDLLMNLVKKVDALVIGGGMANTFIAARGTNVGKSLCEHDLADTAKQIMIEAATSGCAIILPEDGVVAREFKAGAANEIVDINAIPADAMVLDVGPKSVQAINAWIERAATLVWNGPLGAFEIEPFDASTVAAAKYAAARTAAGKLTSVAGGGDTVSALNHAGVADEFSYVSTAGGAFLEWMEGKELPGVAVLNAGK
- a CDS encoding PhzF family phenazine biosynthesis protein; protein product: MDTVSYVTVDVFTATRFEGNPLAVISGAGGLTDAAMQKIATEFNYSEVTFVLPPDDPQNSARVRIFTPTMEIPFAGHPNVGTAYVLGQQAEIFGKPVGDTLRFEEKAGIVEVSLKRREGRVTAAAIRAPGPLTIGDTITRETIARCITLDPGAVIATTHAPVFASVGLNFAVAELDGLDSLAAARPNLAGFHEAAGRQVTSGHDFSLFVYVRTTEDPWNIRARMFAPLDNVSEDPATGSASAALAAYLVSLAPEADMNVRITIEQGVEMGRRSLIALDVAKSGGIVTDVVISGSCVPVMRGEILLRD
- a CDS encoding class I fructose-bisphosphate aldolase, producing MSERLEDIAVQMVAGGRGLLAADESTSTIKKRFDTINLESTETSRRDYREMLFRSDEAMKKHISGVILYEETLFQKAADGTPFVDIIRAAGSIPGIKVDTGAKPMAKFPGETITEGLDGLGERLARYYEAGARFAKWRGVIAISSSLPTRGSVRANAQALARYAALCQEAKIVPIVEPECLMDGKPGDHNIDRCAEVTESTLRIVFEELADARVSLEGMILKPNMVIDGKNARKASVAEVAERTVQVLKRTVPSAVPGIAFLSGGQSTEEATAHLSAINATADLPWLVTFSYGRALQDSALKAWNGKPENVAAGQREFTHRAEMNSLAAKGSWKKDLERAA